TTGCGAGAAAATCGAATTTTCGTTCAGTCACAAACTAATCATTTATTATACATTACAAAGTTAAGTTAAATTGTTTATATTCTTTACCGCTTCGATTATCGGAACATATCCGGTACATCGGCATAGATTTCCTTCCAGAGCAGTTTTAATTTCCTCCATTGCGGGATTTGGATTTTTATCAAGAAGTGCTTTTGCACTCATCAACATTCCGGGTGTGCAGAATCCGCATTGGATCGCACCGTGTTCTAAAAATGATTTTTGCAGTTTGGATAGAACTTCGTCCTTTTCGAGATTCTCAACTGTTTCGATTTCTGCATTCTGAACTTGTTCAGCAAGGATCAAGCAGGAATTAACAGCTTCACCATTCATAATTACAGTACAAGCTCCGCATTCCCCGATTCCACAGCCTTCTTTCGTTCCGGTCAGATCGAGTTCGTCTCTGAGAATATCGAGTAACCTTAATGAATCATCGACTTTGATATTTATCTTTTTTCCGTTTACTTTGAATTTTAGATCGATCATATTTTTTCCTTTTTTTGCCACTGACTTTCACTGACTAAGCACTGACTTTTTTAGCAACGAACAAGACTAACAATACGAACTTTTTCACCACGAATTAACACTAATTTTCACGAAATGACTTTACCGCCAAGACGCGAAGGACGCAAAGATGAACATAATCCTGTAAATCCTGTTATCCTGTCCGTTTTTTCTTTTTTCACATTGTTTTTTTGTCTGTGTTTTTCAGTGTAAGTCTGTGGCAGTTTTTATCCGTGTTCATCCGTGAAAATCAGCGGCTATTTCCCGTAAGGCATCTTTACACATATTGATAAAAACCGGTTTCTTATATTCGGAAGACCATCGATTTCCGATCTCTTTTTCTATTTTTTCCGATAATGGTTTTTCGATAGCTTCGATAGTTTGCTCATTCAGAGGTTTCCCAATGAGGAAATTTTCCACATTAGTTAATCTCTGTGAACAACTGAAAAGCGAACCATCGACCAGGTAACATTCCTCGATATTTTTATTGGAAGCGAATGAGATCATCGCACTGATGCTCATTCGGGTAATATTCATGGCATTCCTCCGTCCGAGTTGAGAATAGCTATGATAATATTTTTTATTTGAAGGTTTGGGGATAGAGATTGAAATCAAAATTTCATCGGTTTTTATTTGAGTTTTGTAATGTTTGATGATGAAATCTTTGATCGGGATTTTTCGGTTTTCGCTTTTTGATTGCAGAACAAGTTCTGCACTACGCAGGATCAAAGGAGGAACAGAATCAGCACAAGGTGCGGCATTGATAATATTTCCTCCGATCGTTGCTCGATTTCGGATTTGAGTCGAGCCGATAGAAGAACAGGCTTTTACCAAGATCGGGAAATGTTTTTGGATGATCTTATTAGAAATTAATTTTGAGAAAGTTACAGCACTTCCGATGATTATTTCATTTTCTG
Above is a window of Candidatus Cloacimonadota bacterium DNA encoding:
- a CDS encoding (2Fe-2S)-binding protein, which translates into the protein MIDLKFKVNGKKINIKVDDSLRLLDILRDELDLTGTKEGCGIGECGACTVIMNGEAVNSCLILAEQVQNAEIETVENLEKDEVLSKLQKSFLEHGAIQCGFCTPGMLMSAKALLDKNPNPAMEEIKTALEGNLCRCTGYVPIIEAVKNINNLT